In the Tribolium castaneum strain GA2 chromosome 1, icTriCast1.1, whole genome shotgun sequence genome, one interval contains:
- the LOC660225 gene encoding alpha-L-fucosidase produces MSFSVPFLLLSCALTQVLGQYEPTWESLDSRPLPDWYDKAKVGIFLHWGVYSVPSFGSEWFWKFWQDEEEPYVNFMQDNYPPDFTYQDFAKDFTAEFYDPEQWADLFAKSGAKYVILTSKHHEGYAMWPSKYSYSWNANDVGPNRDLLGELADAIRNSTDLHFGLYHSLFEWFHPLYDSDRDNNFTTSEFVDYKIIPEMKELVETYEPEVLWSDGDGEALDTYWKSLEFLAWLYNESPVKDFVVTNDRWGSNVGCKHGGFYTCADRYNPGHLLPHKWENCMTIDKKSWGYRRNADLDEFLTTHELITTLAETISCGGNILINVGPTKAGTIIPLFQERLLDLGTWLSINGDAIYESSAWSVQNDSFTSGVWYTAKDPVVYAIVLNWPIDNVLYLGSAKSLFDNGKTTQVTMLGNENGDLEAEVVDTTNLVAVTFPDRASVESEWAWVLKITPGS; encoded by the exons ATGTCTTTCTCCGTGCCCTTCCTGTTGCTTTCCTGTGCACTAACCCAAGTTTTGGGCCAGTATGAGCCAACTTGGGAGAGCCTCGACAGCCGCCCTTTGCCCGACTGGTACGACAAAGCCAAAGTTGGGATTTTCCTCCACTGGGGCGTTTACTCAGTGCCCAGTTTCGGGAGCGAATGGTTCTGGAAATTCTGGCAAG ATGAAGAAGAACCGTATGTGAACTTTATGCAAGACAACTATCCGCCCGACTTCACTTATCAAGATTTTGCAAAAGATTTCACCGCCGAATTCTACGATCCTGAGCAGTGGGCGGACTTGTTTGCCAAATCTGGGGCCAA ATATGTTATCCTGACCAGTAAACATCACGAAGGTTACGCCATGTGGCCTTCGAAATATTCGTACAGTTGGAATGCCAACGACGTGGGGCCCAATAGAGACCTACTAG gAGAACTTGCCGATGCAATTAGGAACAGTACAGACCTACACTTCGGTCTGTACCACTCTCTGTTCGAGTGGTTTCACCCCCTGTATGACAGCGATCGGGATAATAATTTCACGACTTCTGAATTTGTCGACTATAAAATTATTCCAGAAATGAAAGAATTGGTCGAAACTTACGAACCGGAAGTTTTATGGTCGGATGGAGATGGAGAGGCTTTGGATACGTACTGGAAGTCACTGGAGTTTCTGGCTTGGCTTTACAATGAAAGCCCTGTCAAGGATTTTGTCGTAACTAACGACAGATGGGGAAGTAACGTTGGGTGCAAACATGGGGGTTTCTACACCTGTGCTGATAGATACAACCCTG GACATTTGTTGCCCCACAAGTGGGAAAACTGCATGACaattgacaaaaaatcttGGGGTTATAGAAGAAATGCCGATCTCGACGAATTCCTAACGACACATGAACTGATTACCACACTTGCCGAAACCATTAGTTGTGGAG ggaatattttaataaacgttGGACCGACAAAAGCCGGAACAATTATCCCACTTTTCCAGGAACGTTTACTAGATCTTGGAACTTGGTTGTCCATTAACGGTGATGCAATTTACGAAAGTAGCGCTTGGAGTGTACAAAACGACTCTTTCACTTCTGGAGTCTGGTACACAGCTAAAGATCCAGTGGTGTATGCAATAGTTTTAAACTGGCCGATTGATAATGTTCTGTACTTGGGCTCGGCAAAGTCTCTCTTTGACAATGGTAAAACCACTCAAGTTACGATGCTTGGGAATGAAAATGGGGATCTTGAG GCTGAAGTTGTTGATACGACTAATCTGGTAGCTGTGACTTTTCCGGATAGAGCAAGTGTTGAAAGTGAGTGGGCTTGGGTGCTCAAAATCACGCCTggttcttaa
- the LOC660163 gene encoding alpha-L-fucosidase isoform X1 translates to MFRQTKMKQNLYCCLLLAITGNTIANTPQTVQVPGDTHYEPTWDSLDTRPIPSWFDEAKIGIFLHWGVFSVPSFGGEWFWAYWKGEEPEFVDFIEKNYPPGWSYQEFAKDFTAEFFDPDEWAQLFKKSGAKYVVLTSKHHEGYALWPSKYSFGWNAQDIGPHRDLIGDLAKGVRSKGLRFGLYHSLYEWFNPLYLSDKNNSFQSQEFVNNKMLPEMYELINNYEPSILWSDGDWEANDTYFRSTEFLAWLYNESPVKNEILVNDRWGIGIPCKHGDFYSCKDRYNPGVLQSHKWENAMTLDKESWGYRRNANITSYLTTHDLIQTLAETISCGGNLLINVGPTKEGTIIPIFQQRLTDLGNWLSINGEAIYSSKPWKAQNDTLTPGVWYTTNSLNTVYAIVLQWPEKNVLELESVFGLFSESNANVTMLGYKSELKWNIDAKSVSIQFPNKATVTSQWAWVLKITK, encoded by the exons A TGTTTCGACAAACCAAGATGAAACAAAACCTCTACTGTTGTTTACTGCTTGCTATTACCGGTAATACGATCGCCAACACTCCCCAAACTGTCCAAGTACCTGGAGACACCCACTACGAACCCACATGGGACAGTCTGGACACTCGCCCCATCCCATCATGGTTCGATGAGGCCAAAATCGGAATTTTCCTCCACTGGGGAGTGTTCTCAGTTCCCAGTTTTGGGGGCGAGTGGTTTTGGGCTTATTGGAAAG GTGAAGAACCAGAATTTGTAGACTTCATTGAGAAAAATTATCCCCCGGGTTGGTCGTACCAGGAATTTGCCAAGGATTTCACAGCGGAGTTTTTCGACCCAGATGAGTGGGCCCAACTGTTCAAAAAATCAGGAGCCAA ATACGTGGTTCTCACAAGCAAACACCACGAAGGCTACGCCCTTTGGCCCTCGAAATACTCCTTCGGGTGGAATGCCCAAGACATCGGGCCTCATCGAGATTTAATCG GTGATTTGGCAAAAGGAGTGCGGAGCAAAGGCCTGAGATTTGGTCTGTACCACTCGCTGTACGAGTGGTTCAACCCTTTGTACCTTTCGGATAAGAACAACTCGTTCCAGAGCCAAGAATTcgtcaataataaaatgctGCCGGAGATGTACGAACTCATCAACAATTACGAGCCTTCAATATTATGGTCTGACGGTGACTGGGAGGCAAACGATACTTATTTCAGATCGACTGAGTTTTTAGCCTGGCTTTATAACGAAAGTCcggtaaaaaatgaaattctcgTTAATGATAGATGGGGGATTGGGATTCCGTGCAAACACGGCGATTTTTATTCGTGCAAAGACAGGTATAACCCCGGGGTTTTGCAGTCGCACAAATGGGAAAATGCAATGACGCTTGACAAAGAATCATGGGGGTACAGACGCAACGCCAATATAACGTCATATCTCACAACCCACGATTTAATCCAAACTTTGGCCGAAACAATTAGCTGCGGAGGAAACCTTCTCATTAATGTAGGGCCAACTAAAGAAGGCACCATTATACCAATATTTCAGCAACGATTAACAGATTTAGGAAATTGGCTTTCGATAAATGGTGAAGCTATTTACAGTAGTAAACCGTGGAAGGCGCAAAATGATACTCTGACACCTGGAGTTTGGTACACGACCAATAGTTTGAATACGGTGTATGCTATTGTTTTACAATGgcctgaaaaaaatgttcttgAGTTGGAATCAGTATTTGGGCTTTTTTCCGAATCTAATGCAAACGTAACAATGTTGGGTTACAAATCGGAATTGaag tggAATATCGATGCAAAAAGCGTGAGCATCCAGTTTCCAAATAAAGCCACGGTGACGAGTCAGTGGGCCTGGGTCTTGAAAATCACCAAGTGA
- the LOC660163 gene encoding alpha-L-fucosidase isoform X2: MKQNLYCCLLLAITGNTIANTPQTVQVPGDTHYEPTWDSLDTRPIPSWFDEAKIGIFLHWGVFSVPSFGGEWFWAYWKGEEPEFVDFIEKNYPPGWSYQEFAKDFTAEFFDPDEWAQLFKKSGAKYVVLTSKHHEGYALWPSKYSFGWNAQDIGPHRDLIGDLAKGVRSKGLRFGLYHSLYEWFNPLYLSDKNNSFQSQEFVNNKMLPEMYELINNYEPSILWSDGDWEANDTYFRSTEFLAWLYNESPVKNEILVNDRWGIGIPCKHGDFYSCKDRYNPGVLQSHKWENAMTLDKESWGYRRNANITSYLTTHDLIQTLAETISCGGNLLINVGPTKEGTIIPIFQQRLTDLGNWLSINGEAIYSSKPWKAQNDTLTPGVWYTTNSLNTVYAIVLQWPEKNVLELESVFGLFSESNANVTMLGYKSELKWNIDAKSVSIQFPNKATVTSQWAWVLKITK, encoded by the exons ATGAAACAAAACCTCTACTGTTGTTTACTGCTTGCTATTACCGGTAATACGATCGCCAACACTCCCCAAACTGTCCAAGTACCTGGAGACACCCACTACGAACCCACATGGGACAGTCTGGACACTCGCCCCATCCCATCATGGTTCGATGAGGCCAAAATCGGAATTTTCCTCCACTGGGGAGTGTTCTCAGTTCCCAGTTTTGGGGGCGAGTGGTTTTGGGCTTATTGGAAAG GTGAAGAACCAGAATTTGTAGACTTCATTGAGAAAAATTATCCCCCGGGTTGGTCGTACCAGGAATTTGCCAAGGATTTCACAGCGGAGTTTTTCGACCCAGATGAGTGGGCCCAACTGTTCAAAAAATCAGGAGCCAA ATACGTGGTTCTCACAAGCAAACACCACGAAGGCTACGCCCTTTGGCCCTCGAAATACTCCTTCGGGTGGAATGCCCAAGACATCGGGCCTCATCGAGATTTAATCG GTGATTTGGCAAAAGGAGTGCGGAGCAAAGGCCTGAGATTTGGTCTGTACCACTCGCTGTACGAGTGGTTCAACCCTTTGTACCTTTCGGATAAGAACAACTCGTTCCAGAGCCAAGAATTcgtcaataataaaatgctGCCGGAGATGTACGAACTCATCAACAATTACGAGCCTTCAATATTATGGTCTGACGGTGACTGGGAGGCAAACGATACTTATTTCAGATCGACTGAGTTTTTAGCCTGGCTTTATAACGAAAGTCcggtaaaaaatgaaattctcgTTAATGATAGATGGGGGATTGGGATTCCGTGCAAACACGGCGATTTTTATTCGTGCAAAGACAGGTATAACCCCGGGGTTTTGCAGTCGCACAAATGGGAAAATGCAATGACGCTTGACAAAGAATCATGGGGGTACAGACGCAACGCCAATATAACGTCATATCTCACAACCCACGATTTAATCCAAACTTTGGCCGAAACAATTAGCTGCGGAGGAAACCTTCTCATTAATGTAGGGCCAACTAAAGAAGGCACCATTATACCAATATTTCAGCAACGATTAACAGATTTAGGAAATTGGCTTTCGATAAATGGTGAAGCTATTTACAGTAGTAAACCGTGGAAGGCGCAAAATGATACTCTGACACCTGGAGTTTGGTACACGACCAATAGTTTGAATACGGTGTATGCTATTGTTTTACAATGgcctgaaaaaaatgttcttgAGTTGGAATCAGTATTTGGGCTTTTTTCCGAATCTAATGCAAACGTAACAATGTTGGGTTACAAATCGGAATTGaag tggAATATCGATGCAAAAAGCGTGAGCATCCAGTTTCCAAATAAAGCCACGGTGACGAGTCAGTGGGCCTGGGTCTTGAAAATCACCAAGTGA
- the Cndp2 gene encoding cytosolic non-specific dipeptidase: protein MSLPEPLSKLFSEIDKNKQKFITNLRDAVAIQSVSAWPHKRGEIRKMIEWARDRMQKLNIQTEIKELGKQTLPDGRVIDLPPVVFGALGTDPKKKTVLVYGHLDVQPALKEDGWDSEPFVLTERSGKLYGRGSSDDKGPVLCWLHAIECYQNLGIDIPVNVKFIFEGMEESGSVGLDELVHSEKQKFLANVDYVCISDNYWLGTKKPCITYGLRGVCYFFIEVQCAAKDLHSGVFGGTVHEAMTDLIYLMGTLVNKDGRILVEGIYDAVAPLMEGEREIYKKIDFDVDDYRSDVGCNRLLHNEQKEQILMHRWRYPSLSLHGIEGAFAEPGAKTVIPGKVIGKFSIRIVPDQKPAQVEKCVVAYLEKKWKQHGSPNTMKAYMTDGGNPWTEDPTHPHYTAGLKATKHVYKVEPDFTREGGSIPVTLTFQQATGKNVILLPVGAGDDGAHSQNEKIDIRNYIEGTKLLGAYLYEVGQLQ from the exons ATGTCTCTTCCCGAACCATTATCAAAACTTTTCAG tgaaattgacaaaaacaagCAAAAGTTCATAACCAACCTCCGCGATGCCGTTGCCATTCAGTCCGTGTCAGCGTGGCCCCACAAGCGGGGCGAAATCCGCAAAATGATCGAGTGGGCCAGAGACCGCATGCAGAAGCTCAACATCCAAACGGAAATCAAGGAATTGGGAAAACAAACCCTGCCTGATGGCAGAGTTATTGACTTGCCCCCTGTGGTGTTCGGGGCCTTGGGCACCGATCCTAAGAAGAAGACCGTTCTGGTTTACGGGCATTTGGACGTTCAGCCTGCCCTCAAGGAGGACGGTTGGGATTCCGAGCCTTTTGTCCTGACTGAAAGGTCTGGAAAGTTGTACGGAAGGGGGTCATCGGACGACAAGGGGCCAGTTTTGTGCTGGTTACATGCCATTGAGTGTTACCAGAACTTGGGGATTGATATTCCAGTCAATGTCAAGTTTATTTTTGAGGGAATGGAGGAGTCAGGAAGTGTGGGGTTGGACGAGTTGGTGCACAGCGAGAAACAgaagtttttggcaaatgttGACTATGTTTGCATTTCTGATAACTACTGGTTGGGGACGAAGAAACCCTGCATCACTTATGGGCTCAGAGGGGTCTGCTATTTCTTCATTGAGGTGCAATGCGCTGCCAAGGACTTGCATAGTGGGGTCTTTGGGGGCACTGT cCATGAAGCAATGACTGATTTGATTTACCTCATGGGCACTTTGGTCAACAAAGACGGCAGGATTCTGGTGGAAGGCATCTACGACGCCGTCGCCCCCTTGATGGAGGGCGAACgcgaaatttacaaaaaaattgatttcgacGTGGACGATTATCGCAGTGACGTTGGTTGCAACCGCCTGTTACACAATGAGCAAAAAGAGCAGATTTTGATGCACAGATGGCGCTACCCCTCCTTGTCCCTCCACGGCATCGAGGGGGCCTTTGCCGAGCCTGGCGCCAAAACCGTCATTCCGGGAAAAGTAATCGGCAAGTTTTCCATCAGAATAGTCCCCGACCAGAAGCCGGCCCAAGTTGAAAAATGCGTGGTGGCTTATTTGGAGAAGAAGTGGAAACAGCACGGAAGTCCCAACACAATGAAG GCGTACATGACCGATGGTGGGAACCCCTGGACTGAGGACCCAACCCACCCTCATTACACCGCAGGTCTTAAGGCCACCAAACATGTGTACAAGGTCGAGCCTGATTTTACCCGTGAGGGCGGCTCTATTCCTGTTACTCTAACATTCCAGCAAGCTACGGGAAAGAACGTTATTCTGCTGCCGGTTGGGGCAGGCGATGACGGGGCTCATTCGCAAAACGAGAAAATCGATATAAGAAATTATATCGAAGGA ACCAAGCTGTTGGGTGCCTATCTTTACGAAGTCGGACAATTGCAGTAA